The Candidatus Paracaedibacter acanthamoebae genome contains a region encoding:
- a CDS encoding ribbon-helix-helix protein, CopG family — translation MAKSKFEITKDLVRLEDEPIVISAPLAITKKEPAKLVKTKERLSADIDSDIKHRLQILAIKQRTNLTTLIEQALLEYIEREK, via the coding sequence ATGGCAAAAAGCAAATTTGAAATAACAAAAGATTTAGTAAGGCTTGAGGATGAGCCTATTGTTATATCAGCCCCCCTTGCAATTACAAAAAAAGAGCCTGCTAAGCTTGTAAAAACAAAAGAACGGCTATCTGCCGATATTGATTCTGATATTAAACACAGGCTGCAAATTCTAGCAATTAAACAGCGAACTAATTTAACAACACTTATTGAACAAGCCCTCCTAGAATATATCGAAAGAGAAAAATAA
- a CDS encoding KGG domain-containing protein, protein MPTNKRDQDSRKGQASKSETKGKQGFASMPKEQVREIAAEGGRHSHGQKSTKER, encoded by the coding sequence ATGCCTACCAATAAAAGAGATCAAGATTCTAGAAAAGGCCAAGCCTCTAAGTCTGAAACAAAAGGTAAGCAAGGCTTTGCTTCTATGCCGAAAGAGCAAGTAAGAGAAATTGCTGCTGAAGGCGGTCGTCATAGTCATGGTCAGAAAAGTACTAAAGAAAGATAA
- a CDS encoding recombinase family protein has protein sequence MLIGYMRVSTDKDRQTTDLQKDALLKAGVDERHLFMDRASGVKDDRQGLTQALTYMKKGDCLVVWKLDRLGRSLPHLLEIISDLKQKGISFKSLTENIDTTTPQGELFFHVFGALAQYERSLIRERIMAGLEAAKTRGKKGGRPRKIDDEKLQAILNSLKSGQSKASVCRTFQIPRTTLYDYLERAENTRAEPPISLF, from the coding sequence ATGTTAATCGGCTATATGCGGGTCTCCACTGATAAAGACCGACAAACAACAGACCTTCAAAAAGATGCGCTTCTTAAAGCAGGGGTAGATGAACGCCATTTATTTATGGATCGCGCCAGTGGTGTAAAAGATGATCGCCAAGGGCTAACGCAAGCTCTTACCTATATGAAAAAAGGGGATTGTCTTGTTGTTTGGAAGTTAGACCGTCTGGGAAGGTCACTCCCTCATTTATTAGAAATAATTTCTGATCTTAAACAAAAAGGTATAAGTTTCAAAAGCCTAACTGAAAATATAGATACAACAACCCCTCAAGGTGAACTGTTTTTTCATGTATTTGGTGCCCTTGCTCAATATGAACGCTCTCTTATTCGGGAAAGAATTATGGCCGGATTAGAGGCCGCTAAAACGCGCGGGAAAAAAGGTGGACGACCCCGAAAAATTGATGATGAAAAACTTCAAGCTATTCTAAATAGTTTAAAGTCAGGCCAATCCAAAGCATCTGTATGCCGAACCTTTCAAATTCCGCGGACCACCCTTTATGATTATTTGGAAAGAGCAGAAAATACTCGCGCAGAACCACCAATCTCTCTTTTCTAA
- a CDS encoding ParA family protein produces MKILTIANRKGGAGKSTCAANLAVAASEAGKKTILIDLDPQKTLEGWWSRREAEDIGLVDCISSELRLTLEKLEAAGFDLCIIDTPGDASDNAVAGISVADLVLIPSKPTAPDLSAIGRTINMVEKYKKRFIFLVTQGASRTKATFQASSVLSTFGPVAPAIFSNRLSYAAAMGTGGSAGAIDKNAMEEISSVWEFIKSRLFESEKIQKTKVVA; encoded by the coding sequence ATGAAAATTCTGACTATAGCAAACCGTAAGGGTGGGGCAGGGAAGTCAACGTGTGCTGCTAATTTGGCTGTGGCAGCCAGTGAGGCAGGGAAAAAAACTATTCTAATTGATCTGGACCCCCAAAAAACGTTAGAAGGCTGGTGGAGTAGAAGAGAAGCTGAGGATATTGGCTTAGTCGATTGTATTTCTTCTGAATTGAGGTTAACTCTTGAGAAATTGGAAGCGGCAGGCTTTGATCTATGTATCATTGATACTCCCGGTGATGCGAGCGATAATGCAGTTGCGGGCATCAGTGTTGCTGATTTGGTACTGATTCCCTCTAAACCCACGGCACCTGACTTAAGTGCTATTGGGAGAACCATAAATATGGTTGAAAAATACAAAAAAAGATTTATTTTTTTGGTGACTCAAGGTGCCTCACGGACAAAAGCAACGTTTCAGGCATCGTCTGTCTTGTCCACTTTTGGTCCTGTTGCGCCTGCCATCTTTTCAAATAGATTATCGTATGCTGCAGCTATGGGGACAGGAGGATCGGCAGGAGCAATAGACAAAAACGCGATGGAAGAGATAAGTAGTGTTTGGGAATTTATTAAATCTAGGTTATTCGAAAGTGAAAAGATTCAGAAAACAAAAGTAGTAGCGTAA
- a CDS encoding MFS transporter, translating into MNLLSGLKREQKEAIGLLQVGTFLEYFDLMLYVHMAVILNELFFPKTDPHTSALLSAFAFCSTYVLRPLGALIFGYIGDNIGRKSTVIITTMMMSVSCIIMATLPTYAQIGITAAWAVTLCRVIQGISSMGEIIGAEIYLTEITKPPMSYPIVSLIGCSSRLGTMVALGVATLVLTCGIEWRTAFWVGAAIAVIGSVARTRLRETPEFLKIKKLGKLAKKESKRASLKTTVAYFFISSGPPACLYFSYMYFANILKAQGLSGEFVVKQNFMLSVVEFIAILLITCLSVKFNPLKILKIKSSAYLIFILLFPLVMSNSEHYPLIFSIQCISVMLTLSGVPAVPILIKHFPVMSRFTYVSFIYALSRAIIYVVTSFGLVYLTDWFGYIGVSLILLPIAGGFLWGICHFESLENLYKNKLDNPILATP; encoded by the coding sequence ATGAATTTACTGTCGGGCCTTAAACGTGAACAAAAAGAAGCTATAGGTCTTTTGCAAGTAGGTACTTTTCTAGAGTATTTTGACCTTATGCTCTATGTTCATATGGCTGTTATCCTCAATGAACTCTTTTTCCCCAAAACTGACCCTCATACTTCAGCTCTTCTGTCTGCTTTTGCTTTTTGCTCTACTTATGTTTTACGTCCTTTAGGAGCCCTTATTTTTGGGTATATTGGCGACAATATAGGGCGTAAGTCGACAGTTATTATTACAACCATGATGATGTCTGTTTCATGTATTATTATGGCTACCCTTCCCACTTATGCTCAAATCGGCATTACAGCAGCCTGGGCTGTCACCTTATGCCGGGTCATTCAAGGAATTTCTTCGATGGGAGAAATTATTGGGGCTGAGATTTATTTGACAGAAATTACTAAACCCCCTATGAGCTATCCGATTGTCTCTCTTATAGGGTGTTCTTCTCGGCTTGGCACTATGGTCGCTCTGGGTGTAGCAACTTTGGTCCTAACTTGCGGGATAGAATGGCGAACAGCTTTTTGGGTAGGGGCCGCTATTGCCGTTATTGGATCCGTTGCTAGAACACGGCTACGAGAAACTCCTGAATTCTTAAAAATTAAAAAGTTGGGTAAACTTGCTAAAAAAGAAAGTAAGCGCGCTTCTTTAAAAACCACCGTAGCTTACTTTTTCATCTCCTCTGGTCCACCTGCTTGTTTATATTTCAGTTATATGTATTTTGCCAACATTTTAAAAGCTCAGGGGTTGAGTGGTGAGTTTGTTGTCAAACAAAATTTTATGCTTTCTGTGGTTGAGTTCATTGCTATTCTTCTTATTACTTGTTTAAGTGTAAAATTTAATCCTCTTAAAATTCTTAAGATTAAATCTTCCGCTTACTTAATTTTCATTCTCTTGTTTCCCTTGGTTATGAGTAACTCTGAGCATTATCCTCTTATATTTTCTATTCAATGCATAAGTGTTATGCTGACATTAAGTGGGGTTCCAGCGGTTCCTATTCTTATTAAACACTTCCCTGTTATGAGCCGTTTTACCTATGTCAGTTTTATTTATGCTCTTTCTCGCGCCATTATTTACGTGGTCACATCTTTTGGATTAGTATACCTTACAGACTGGTTTGGCTATATAGGTGTAAGCCTTATCCTACTTCCTATTGCAGGGGGATTCTTATGGGGAATTTGCCATTTTGAAAGCCTTGAAAATCTGTATAAAAATAAACTTGATAACCCTATTTTAGCAACCCCCTAG